A portion of the Phacochoerus africanus isolate WHEZ1 chromosome 5, ROS_Pafr_v1, whole genome shotgun sequence genome contains these proteins:
- the LOC125127592 gene encoding ATP-binding cassette sub-family A member 17-like isoform X2, giving the protein MAFLSSSVSILTVKERRLQQVVFLCYTEEAFIQQESVLAVTLMLMLCAWAPIPSICLSSFCFDYPGSACAELIVTLTVSSTGSLVLVTVTSEKDLGYTVVSESLDHTFLRLPGHCLGMAFSNLCYNFELRKFCSAKSLNQTECTQVCIVDV; this is encoded by the exons ATGGCTTTCCTGTCCAGCTCTGTTTCCATCTTGACGGTCAAAGAGAGGCGCCTCCAGCAG GTGGTGTTTTTGTGCTACACGGAAGAGGCATTTATACAGCAGGAAAGCGTCCTGGCTGTTACCTTGATGCTAATGCTTTGTGCCTGGGCTCCCATCCCCTCCATCTGCCTGAGCAGCTTCTGCTTCGACTACCCGGGGAGCGCCTGTGCTGAGCTCATCGTCACGCTCACTGTCTCGAGCACTGGCTCCCTTGTTCTCGTCACCGTCACAAGTGAAAAAG ATCTAGGCTACACGGTCGTCTCAGAGTCCTTGGACCACACGTTCCTACGGCTTCCAGGCCACTGCCTGGGCATGGCTTTCTCCAACTTATGTTATAACTTTGAACTACGCAAGTTTTGCAGTGCCAAGAGCCTGAACCAGACTGAGTGCACTCAAGTTT
- the LOC125127592 gene encoding ATP-binding cassette sub-family A member 17-like isoform X1 — protein MAFLSSSVSILTVKERRLQQVVFLCYTEEAFIQQESVLAVTLMLMLCAWAPIPSICLSSFCFDYPGSACAELIVTLTVSSTGSLVLVTVTSEKDLGYTVVSESLDHTFLRLPGHCLGMAFSNLCYNFELRKFCSAKSLNQTECTQVCAAADRLLSLV, from the exons ATGGCTTTCCTGTCCAGCTCTGTTTCCATCTTGACGGTCAAAGAGAGGCGCCTCCAGCAG GTGGTGTTTTTGTGCTACACGGAAGAGGCATTTATACAGCAGGAAAGCGTCCTGGCTGTTACCTTGATGCTAATGCTTTGTGCCTGGGCTCCCATCCCCTCCATCTGCCTGAGCAGCTTCTGCTTCGACTACCCGGGGAGCGCCTGTGCTGAGCTCATCGTCACGCTCACTGTCTCGAGCACTGGCTCCCTTGTTCTCGTCACCGTCACAAGTGAAAAAG ATCTAGGCTACACGGTCGTCTCAGAGTCCTTGGACCACACGTTCCTACGGCTTCCAGGCCACTGCCTGGGCATGGCTTTCTCCAACTTATGTTATAACTTTGAACTACGCAAGTTTTGCAGTGCCAAGAGCCTGAACCAGACTGAGTGCACTCAAGTTT